One genomic window of Conger conger chromosome 9, fConCon1.1, whole genome shotgun sequence includes the following:
- the LOC133136669 gene encoding zinc finger protein ZFP2-like, with protein sequence MSLPQTVSWLSAAPSVLEECMLSILNPQQLKTILRHHGSLGYLNRTALPSMEECKLSSMSPPPCRRVVDSTQLTNTNSQSDTEESAEKMIKEEEDILIYIKQEDEDGGERQSVTMERENGATDEVRLWMEEEIKRDEQEEGGVTQQGTQTEKGEKNERKSEVTMEALWQRDRSPQGRHDLSPQRGSESLMRKGQVVTRKRKNVSQLDRPMEQPPSSSEKETCAEAPFISPVVSPRNQITGNLGEVSVHQHPETVHPEEHSRPLNSGGNGAEEPLPPSSTHQHPKPPKTLPTPTQAHTGTPGAHICSQCGKGFTTPSLLTKHRQTHTGGHPYCCSQCGKSFPVLGSLNMHKRTHTGERPYCCSQCGKSFSQSGSLKTHQRTHTGERPYECSQCGKSFSCVSALKEHQRTHTVEQPYKCSQCGKSFSNLRYVKKHQQTHTGERPYKCSQCGKSFALLGDLTRHQRTHTGERPYHCSQCGKRFSHVGSLKCHQQTHTGERPYECSECGNRFSRLSALKVHQRSHTGERPYKCSQCGKSFTRSYALKVHQRTHTGERPYHCSQCGKSFTRLCYLKVHQQTHTAVFPDPAPSVGTVPLC encoded by the exons ATGTCACTCCCTCAGACTGTGTCCTGGCTCAGTGCTGCCCCTTCTGTCCTGGAGGAGTGTATGCTGTCCATTTTAAACCCACAGCAGTTGAAGACCATTCTCAGGCACCACGGAAGCCTTGGATACTTGAACAGGACTG CACTTCCCTCCATGGAGGAGTGTAAACTGTCCTCTATGTCCCCTCCTCCCTGTAGAAGAGTGGTGGATTCCACCCAGCTGACTAAcaccaacagccaatcagacacaGAGGAGAGCGCAGAGAAGATGatcaaggaggaggaggacataCTAATATATATTAAgcaggaggatgaggatggcggggagagacagagtgtgacaatggagagggagaatggTGCAACAGATGAAGTGAGACTCTGGATGGAGGAAGAGATAAAGAGGGATGAACAGGAAGAGGGAGGTGTAACCCAGCAGGGCACTCAGACTGAGAAAGGGGagaagaatgaaagaaaatcaGAAG TTACTATGGAGGCTCTATGGCAGAGAGACAGATCTCCCCAAGGACGGCATGACCTTTCACCACAGAGGGGGAGCGAGTCACTGATGCGCAAGGGTCAGGTCGTGACCCGGAAGAGAAAGAACGTTTCCCAGCTGGACAGACCCATGGAACAGCCACCATCTTCATCAGAGAAAGA GACCTGTGCTGAAGCTCCCTTTATTTCTCCTGTTGTCTCCCCAAGGAACCAAATCACAG gGAACCTTGGGGAAGTGAGTGTTCACCAGCACCCTGAGACGGTTCACCCAGAGGAGCACAGCAGGCCTCTGAACTCTGGAGGAAATGGAGCAGAGGAGCCACTGCCTCCCAGCAGCACACATcagcaccccaaaccccccaaaacacTCCCCACCCCAACGCAGGCCCACACAGGCACTCCAGGGGCACACAtatgctcccagtgtgggaaagGATTCACTACGCCAAGCCTTCTGACAAAGCACCGGCAAACTCATACAGGAGGACATCCTTACTgttgctcccagtgtgggaagagtttcccTGTGTTAGGTAGCCTGAACATGCACAAGCGAACTCATACGGGGGAACGTCCTTActgctgctcccagtgtgggaagagtttcagtcagtCAGGTAGCTTGAAAacacaccagcgaactcacacggGTGAGCGCCCATATgaatgctcccagtgtgggaagagtttcagttgtgTGTCTGCACTGAAAGAACACCAGAGAACTCATACAGTTGAGCAGCCGTATAAATGCTCCCAGTGCGGGAAGAGTTTCTCTAATTTGCGCTATGTGAAGAAACACCAGCAAACTCATACAGGAGAACGCCCGTATaaatgctcccagtgtgggaagagttttgcTCTGTTGGGTGATCTGACACGTCACCAGcgaactcatacaggtgagcgcccgtaccactgctcccagtgcgGGAAGAGATTCAGTCATGTAGGTAGCCTGAAATGTCACCAGCAaactcatacaggtgagcgTCCGTATGAGTGCTCTGAATGTGGGAACAGGTTCAGCCGTTTGTCTGCTCTGAAAGTACACCAGCGCTCTCATACAGGTGAGCGCCCGTACaaatgctcccagtgtgggaagagttttaCTCGTTCGTATGCTTTGAAAgtacaccagcgaactcatacaggtgagcgCCCTTACCATTGCTCCCAGTGTGGTAAGAGTTTCACTCGGTTGTGTTACCTAAAAGTACACCAGCAAACTCACACAGCAGTTTTCCCCGACCCTGCCCCCAGTGTgggaacagttccactctgttag